A genomic window from Halobellus ruber includes:
- a CDS encoding ABC transporter ATP-binding protein: MRSPPNGPGAGSAAGPDPAPDPAAADPVVSLDGVTKTYQLGGTVTALDDVSVSLDAGSYTAVMGPSGSGKSTLLNLIGGLDTADTGTVRVDGVDLGSVSESQRAAKRGTAIGFVFQTFNLMPRLTAVENVALPLVFDGWTRSERLERARQMLDDVGLGDRHDHKPAELSGGQRQRVAIARALAPNPSLLLADEPTGNVDTDTGAAIMRLLADIHDRGNTILLVSHARRIAEHAERIVHVRDGRLERVETVGRRRPHGSDDGGTGSESRVAGGRTAGTDGSE, from the coding sequence ATGCGTTCACCACCGAACGGCCCGGGTGCCGGGAGCGCGGCCGGGCCCGATCCGGCGCCGGACCCGGCGGCCGCCGATCCGGTCGTGTCGCTCGACGGCGTCACGAAGACCTACCAGCTTGGGGGCACTGTCACCGCGCTCGACGACGTGTCGGTTTCCCTCGATGCCGGCTCCTACACCGCGGTGATGGGGCCGAGCGGGTCGGGGAAGTCGACGCTTCTCAACCTGATCGGCGGCCTCGACACCGCCGACACCGGGACCGTGCGCGTCGACGGCGTCGACCTGGGGTCGGTCTCCGAGTCGCAGCGTGCGGCGAAGCGCGGGACGGCGATCGGGTTCGTCTTCCAGACGTTCAACCTGATGCCGCGGCTGACCGCCGTCGAGAACGTCGCGCTCCCGCTGGTGTTCGACGGGTGGACGCGTAGCGAGCGGCTGGAGCGCGCCCGGCAGATGCTCGACGACGTCGGGCTCGGCGACCGCCACGACCACAAGCCCGCGGAACTCTCCGGGGGCCAGCGCCAGCGGGTTGCCATCGCCCGAGCACTCGCTCCGAACCCGTCGCTACTCCTGGCGGACGAGCCGACCGGCAACGTCGACACCGACACCGGTGCGGCGATCATGCGGCTGCTCGCGGACATCCACGACCGCGGGAACACCATCCTGCTCGTGAGCCACGCCCGCCGGATCGCCGAACACGCCGAGCGGATCGTCCACGTCAGGGACGGGCGGCTGGAACGGGTCGAGACCGTCGGCCGGCGTCGACCACACGGGAGCGACGACGGGGGTACAGGGTCCGAGAGCCGGGTAGCCGGCGGGCGGACAGCGGGGACCGATGGATCCGAGTGA
- a CDS encoding ABC transporter permease, with protein sequence MDPSEALRIATRSIRAHRLRSGLTVVGMVIGIASVVAFATFGASVQAAVIGDIGETNANNVFVTPASVEDDSPGGEELAATRPVFTEIDVERLREAPGVDAVIPQGLVGLSSVTYGNQTVAQRQATATVPATFTPADTVAGRGFESGASEAVLNEAAARSFERNVTVGSTLQLTLASGDTRNVTVVGIVSGTRGGFLSGFGDEQPRIYLPVDPFYSTVVESPSVGADVRVYPQLTVVAEPDAVPAVKDRTEAYLTGGSDAAQLLAEGVEIRVQTSEDVVGAIQDVISQITRFVTGIAVISLVVAAIGIANITLVSVTERTKEIGIMKAVGATNRDTMQLFLTESVLLGTLGAVLGVPVGLAVALGATRFADVGFTPAVDWIGFAVVVGIGVGIVAGLYPAWRASKVDPIDALRYK encoded by the coding sequence ATGGATCCGAGTGAGGCGCTCCGGATCGCGACCCGCTCGATCCGCGCCCACCGGCTCCGGTCGGGGCTGACGGTCGTCGGGATGGTGATCGGGATCGCGTCGGTCGTCGCGTTCGCCACGTTCGGCGCGAGCGTCCAGGCGGCGGTGATCGGCGACATCGGCGAGACCAACGCCAACAACGTGTTCGTGACGCCCGCAAGCGTCGAGGACGACTCCCCGGGCGGCGAGGAACTCGCCGCGACCCGGCCGGTGTTCACGGAGATCGACGTCGAGCGGCTCCGCGAGGCGCCGGGAGTCGACGCGGTGATCCCGCAGGGGTTGGTCGGCCTCTCCTCGGTCACGTACGGGAACCAGACCGTCGCCCAGCGGCAGGCTACCGCGACCGTTCCGGCGACGTTCACCCCTGCCGACACCGTCGCCGGCCGGGGCTTCGAGTCGGGCGCGTCGGAGGCCGTCCTCAACGAGGCCGCCGCCCGGTCCTTCGAGCGGAACGTCACCGTCGGTTCGACGCTCCAACTCACGCTGGCGTCCGGTGACACCCGGAACGTCACGGTGGTCGGGATCGTCTCCGGCACGCGCGGCGGCTTCCTCTCGGGGTTCGGCGACGAACAGCCCCGGATCTACCTCCCGGTCGACCCGTTCTACTCGACGGTCGTCGAGAGCCCCTCGGTCGGCGCCGACGTTCGGGTCTACCCGCAGCTCACGGTGGTCGCGGAACCCGACGCGGTCCCGGCGGTGAAGGATCGGACCGAGGCCTACCTCACCGGCGGGTCCGACGCCGCACAGCTGCTCGCGGAGGGCGTCGAGATCAGAGTGCAGACCAGCGAGGACGTCGTGGGCGCGATCCAGGACGTGATCTCCCAGATCACCCGGTTCGTGACCGGGATCGCGGTGATCTCGCTCGTGGTCGCCGCCATCGGCATCGCGAACATCACCCTGGTCTCGGTCACCGAGCGCACCAAGGAGATCGGGATAATGAAAGCCGTCGGGGCGACCAACCGCGACACGATGCAGCTGTTCCTCACCGAATCGGTGCTTCTGGGTACTCTGGGAGCGGTGCTCGGCGTCCCGGTCGGCCTCGCCGTCGCGCTGGGGGCGACGCGGTTCGCGGACGTGGGGTTCACGCCGGCCGTCGACTGGATCGGGTTCGCCGTCGTGGTCGGGATCGGCGTCGGGATCGTCGCCGGACTTTACCCCGCCTGGCGCGCGTCGAAGGTCGACCCGATCGACGCGTTGCGGTACAAGTAG
- a CDS encoding BGTF surface domain-containing protein encodes MIEIPFSEDVSKAGGASGDLTLGANLTVTVDGENVTDRYVLDADGAADGQVVVTSATAVDPGATVAVTVDAVNDSADTETIAPGTVDAAVTDATVAEGDDADAYENETVTFVAAEPNRAFDASNDSGALVFTGRTGAGSQVFAFDTAARNWSGGYAIESTDSGGGVAATTGVTVRDLGLAVDVTDRNVTTTRGIDARVSAVESGRPVEATLVAADGAVVDRRNLTTGGNGDVTAEFGGDPLVEAGPGNYTVNVTDGATATAVGSGRIRVVDPDERTATFDTSVVTEHAGDVATFDLELRYADVATVTVGSPEVGFRANVTVEDRDDDGTVRLRFNAAAAADATTLPDDGGDVFATTTDGNASREADAVVAADIDDSHAASGSLDPGDYGLTVRPGADASETGTGVGTLVVREPSPRRLDTWVGPADATFSTPADVSAAVADGRLTDAGEVAIGDVVVHRVVVPGIAGELARTPGDTTEAFFGLAGTESGDPYALNVTQRDPGANEDPYRLRLNDTTANVVADATNDTYFVIYRSDAPDAVPWNGSAATGPPDPNAPAAGDSLSAAFTVHPDGPFADLERTGRRVAGTHSLVSARIGADGPVVVTNATNQSISGQTTLAPGSEFDLRIRSANGTDPQFLKSVRAIVGPDGRWNASVDFDGQRVGETFTVRSAADTVDPADELAVDGEIRADLPTNTSTATPEPTTTAGGGSGGGGGGGDDDAGRDRETPSPEPTAAATSTPSPDSVFDSAQQFLGEMVGTTVDDTDAESIRERLFDFDVAVPALALTAVVVYVTRRG; translated from the coding sequence GTGATCGAGATCCCGTTCAGCGAGGACGTCTCGAAGGCCGGTGGGGCGTCGGGGGACCTGACGCTCGGCGCCAACCTCACCGTCACGGTCGACGGCGAGAACGTCACCGACCGATACGTGCTGGACGCCGACGGAGCCGCTGACGGTCAGGTCGTGGTGACCTCGGCGACGGCGGTCGATCCCGGCGCGACGGTGGCCGTCACGGTCGATGCCGTCAACGACTCCGCCGACACCGAGACCATCGCGCCCGGGACCGTCGACGCCGCCGTAACGGACGCGACCGTCGCCGAGGGCGACGACGCCGACGCCTACGAAAACGAGACCGTTACCTTCGTTGCGGCCGAGCCGAACCGGGCGTTCGACGCCTCCAACGACTCCGGCGCGCTCGTGTTCACCGGCCGGACCGGCGCCGGGAGCCAGGTGTTCGCGTTCGACACTGCCGCGCGGAACTGGAGCGGCGGGTACGCCATCGAATCGACCGATTCGGGCGGCGGCGTCGCGGCGACGACCGGCGTTACTGTGCGTGACCTGGGTCTCGCGGTCGACGTCACGGACCGGAACGTCACCACCACCCGAGGGATCGATGCCCGGGTCTCGGCCGTCGAGAGCGGTCGGCCCGTCGAGGCGACCCTGGTGGCTGCGGACGGTGCGGTCGTCGACCGCCGGAACCTGACTACCGGCGGCAACGGCGACGTTACCGCCGAGTTCGGGGGCGACCCGCTCGTCGAGGCCGGCCCCGGAAACTACACGGTCAACGTCACCGACGGGGCCACGGCCACGGCAGTCGGCTCCGGCCGGATCCGCGTCGTCGACCCCGACGAGCGGACGGCGACCTTCGACACCAGCGTCGTCACGGAGCACGCCGGCGACGTGGCGACCTTCGATCTCGAACTGCGGTACGCCGACGTGGCGACGGTGACCGTCGGCAGTCCCGAGGTGGGATTCCGCGCGAACGTGACGGTCGAGGACCGCGACGACGACGGCACCGTTCGGCTGCGGTTCAACGCCGCCGCGGCGGCCGACGCGACCACCCTCCCCGACGACGGCGGCGATGTGTTCGCGACCACGACGGATGGCAACGCCTCCCGCGAGGCCGACGCCGTCGTCGCTGCCGACATCGACGACAGTCACGCGGCGTCCGGGTCGCTCGATCCCGGCGACTACGGGCTGACGGTTCGGCCGGGAGCGGACGCGAGCGAAACCGGAACCGGCGTGGGGACGCTCGTGGTGCGGGAGCCCTCGCCGCGGCGACTCGACACGTGGGTCGGGCCCGCGGACGCGACGTTCTCTACGCCAGCAGACGTGTCCGCCGCGGTCGCGGACGGCCGCCTCACCGACGCCGGCGAGGTCGCGATCGGCGACGTCGTTGTCCACCGCGTCGTCGTGCCGGGGATCGCGGGCGAACTCGCGAGGACGCCCGGCGACACCACCGAGGCGTTCTTCGGGCTGGCCGGGACCGAGAGCGGGGACCCGTACGCGCTGAACGTCACCCAGCGCGACCCCGGCGCGAACGAGGATCCGTACCGGCTCCGGCTGAACGACACGACAGCCAACGTTGTCGCCGACGCGACAAACGACACGTACTTCGTGATCTACCGGAGCGACGCCCCCGACGCCGTCCCGTGGAACGGTTCCGCCGCGACCGGCCCGCCCGACCCGAACGCACCCGCCGCCGGCGACTCGCTGTCGGCGGCGTTCACCGTCCACCCCGACGGTCCGTTTGCCGACCTCGAACGGACGGGGCGGCGCGTCGCCGGGACGCACTCGCTCGTCTCAGCACGGATCGGCGCCGACGGCCCGGTCGTGGTCACAAACGCCACGAACCAGTCGATTTCGGGACAGACCACCCTCGCGCCGGGATCGGAGTTCGACCTCCGGATCCGCTCGGCCAACGGGACTGACCCGCAGTTCCTGAAGTCGGTACGGGCGATCGTCGGCCCCGACGGCCGCTGGAACGCCAGCGTGGACTTCGACGGTCAGCGCGTCGGCGAGACGTTCACCGTGCGGTCGGCCGCCGACACCGTCGACCCCGCGGACGAACTCGCAGTCGACGGCGAGATCCGGGCGGACCTCCCGACGAACACGTCGACGGCGACACCGGAACCGACCACGACTGCCGGCGGTGGATCCGGTGGCGGCGGTGGCGGTGGGGACGACGACGCCGGCCGCGACCGGGAGACGCCGTCCCCGGAGCCGACGGCCGCTGCGACGTCGACACCGTCGCCGGACTCCGTGTTCGACTCCGCACAGCAGTTCCTCGGCGAGATGGTCGGCACGACCGTCGACGACACGGACGCCGAGTCGATCCGCGAACGGCTGTTCGACTTCGACGTTGCCGTCCCGGCGCTGGCGCTGACGGCCGTCGTGGTCTACGTCACACGGCGGGGGTGA